From Chryseobacterium joostei, the proteins below share one genomic window:
- a CDS encoding GNAT family N-acetyltransferase, whose amino-acid sequence MEIKKLQKLSSNPSLNWGHNGYTTDKIYSVSSIEYSNSFEFTLREKSLSYSKIWETDTDELEELNNIIEKDNSFGAFTDGELQGWIIGEHRTWNNSFYIENILVNEKYRRQGIGIMLIKNVLKEARRLNCRVIELETQNTNYPAIQFYRRMGFNITGLNTRLYDNPDEIALFMTLDIE is encoded by the coding sequence GTGGAAATAAAGAAACTACAAAAACTATCCTCCAATCCCAGTTTGAATTGGGGACATAATGGGTATACAACAGATAAAATTTATTCCGTTTCGTCTATAGAATACTCCAATTCCTTTGAATTTACTCTAAGGGAAAAGTCTTTGTCTTATTCCAAAATCTGGGAAACTGATACTGATGAACTTGAAGAACTTAATAACATCATTGAAAAAGATAATTCTTTTGGAGCCTTTACAGATGGCGAACTTCAAGGCTGGATCATTGGTGAACACAGAACATGGAACAACAGCTTTTACATAGAAAATATCCTTGTCAATGAAAAATATAGAAGACAGGGAATTGGGATTATGCTGATTAAAAACGTCCTTAAAGAAGCTCGAAGACTCAACTGCAGAGTCATTGAACTTGAAACCCAGAATACCAACTACCCTGCCATACAGTTTTACAGAAGAATGGGGTTCAATATTACCGGCCTGAATACAAGACTATATGATAACCCTGATGAAATTGCCCTTTTTATGACCCTAGACATCGAATAA
- a CDS encoding linear amide C-N hydrolase — protein sequence MKKFPLILFSLVLSVGLWNPSEACTRVVYKGPQNTILTARSMDWRDEIPANLWVFPKGIDHTGQTGSKSVKWTSKYGSIISSTWDIASADGMNEKGLVANMLWLGESQYPKFDPKGSKKGLAISLWAQYYLDNFSTVKEAVDFSRKEPFVVVSDNIPGTERFTTIHLSLSDASGDNAVLEYINGKLVIHHDPSYTVMTNSPIFEEQLALNNYWKGIPGTVMLPGTNRAADRFVRASYYIDAIPKTADTRTAVASVFSVIRNCSVPYGISSPTEPNISSTRWRSVSDQKNLVYYFETVFTPNTFWVDLKDFDLSAKGKVMKLDLSNYQTYHGKSNTNFKETPSFKFLGLE from the coding sequence ATGAAAAAGTTCCCATTAATTTTATTTTCCTTGGTCCTCTCTGTAGGATTATGGAATCCATCAGAAGCATGTACGCGAGTAGTATACAAAGGTCCGCAAAATACAATTCTTACCGCCCGTTCTATGGATTGGCGTGACGAAATCCCAGCCAACCTGTGGGTTTTTCCAAAAGGAATTGACCACACGGGACAAACCGGATCTAAATCTGTAAAATGGACTTCTAAATATGGTAGTATCATCAGTTCTACTTGGGATATTGCTTCTGCAGACGGAATGAACGAGAAAGGACTTGTGGCTAATATGCTGTGGCTAGGTGAATCACAATACCCGAAATTCGATCCAAAAGGCAGTAAAAAGGGACTTGCCATTTCTTTATGGGCACAATATTATCTTGATAATTTTTCAACAGTAAAGGAAGCGGTAGACTTTTCGAGAAAAGAACCTTTCGTAGTAGTTAGTGATAATATTCCGGGAACGGAAAGATTTACAACCATCCATCTTTCTTTGTCTGATGCATCAGGTGACAACGCTGTATTGGAATATATTAACGGGAAACTGGTTATTCATCATGATCCGTCTTATACGGTAATGACCAACTCTCCTATTTTTGAGGAGCAGCTAGCTCTTAACAATTACTGGAAAGGAATTCCGGGTACTGTAATGCTGCCGGGAACCAACCGTGCTGCCGATCGTTTTGTGAGAGCTTCTTATTATATTGATGCTATTCCAAAAACTGCTGATACCCGCACAGCTGTAGCCAGTGTATTCAGTGTCATCAGAAACTGTTCTGTTCCCTACGGTATTTCTTCACCCACAGAGCCTAATATTTCTTCTACAAGATGGCGTTCTGTCTCGGATCAGAAGAATTTAGTCTATTACTTTGAAACCGTTTTTACACCCAACACATTCTGGGTAGATCTTAAAGATTTTGACCTGAGTGCAAAAGGTAAGGTAATGAAACTGGACCTAAGTAACTATCAGACTTATCACGGTAAATCCAACACTAATTTCAAAGAAACCCCTTCTTTTAAATTCTTAGGCTTAGAATAA
- a CDS encoding ATP-binding protein, with the protein MNFVECHDEPIHIPGSIQSFGYLIGIDAESHSITFFSRNISDIFKIGDLDGLFDRKLSDFPESFQHIIDSDIYTSLNRFTRRENETYFDKIFINDKEYHFSVFRSGGSIFLEFEEVLVNPDKRISNKYDNFYIIDDEKELWNHLLETLAKVVNYDRMMVYKFMMDGSGKVIAEKKDEEMESFLGLHYPESDIPRQARDLYLKKRKRIFSNVHTETVPVVSKTNKNIDLSFSASRGMSPVHRQYLINSGVSSSFSVSIIIDNHLWGLVTCQNIEPKHVDLEDRVQAGIFTALAANAYSSFKSKKELNYRLEVNEKLSELKTKFLKHHNLFDSLVESKPDIKNLPEADGLAIFSDENIITEGVTPAIDEIKRIGQWVLENTTDRIYVDRSFLRNHGEELNLSENAAGIIIYFIERDKNEMLMWFRKEFDEHINWAGNPEKKIAVFSQNGKEKQMVSPRTSFRIFTENIQGHSKRWNSRNVSAVQAVRDLILETSHKNYNAIKRLNDELKKVNEELDSFSYTISHDLGTPLTVMKLNAQMLLGNLTDDSEKSKTKINTIIEEIDNMAEMMKDVLQLSRAKHSDIQLESLTTLNTIYKISENAKMTYGSPKSEIIIKECPDVMADKTLLHQVFLNIINNAVKYSSHKDQPKVEIEGTEDGQAIIYRISDNGIGIPEEEKHKMFKIFNRMDNAKKFKGNGIGLSIVHRIMKRIGGNVDYESNNEGTSFILTFKKPYI; encoded by the coding sequence ATGAATTTTGTAGAATGCCACGATGAACCCATCCATATTCCAGGCTCCATACAAAGTTTTGGTTATTTGATTGGCATTGATGCGGAGTCCCATTCCATTACTTTTTTCAGCAGGAATATATCGGATATATTTAAAATCGGAGACCTAGATGGGTTGTTCGACAGGAAACTTTCGGACTTTCCGGAAAGTTTTCAACATATTATAGATTCAGATATCTATACATCACTGAACAGATTCACCAGAAGGGAGAATGAAACCTATTTTGATAAGATCTTTATTAATGATAAGGAATATCATTTTTCTGTGTTCAGAAGCGGAGGATCTATTTTTCTGGAATTTGAAGAGGTTTTAGTGAACCCTGATAAAAGAATTTCCAATAAATATGATAACTTTTATATTATAGATGATGAGAAGGAACTTTGGAACCATTTGCTAGAAACACTTGCCAAGGTGGTGAACTATGACCGAATGATGGTCTATAAATTTATGATGGACGGTTCCGGAAAAGTTATTGCCGAAAAGAAAGATGAGGAGATGGAAAGTTTCCTTGGACTTCATTATCCTGAATCCGATATTCCAAGACAGGCCCGGGATCTTTATCTTAAGAAGAGAAAAAGAATATTCAGTAACGTACATACGGAGACGGTTCCGGTTGTAAGTAAAACAAATAAAAATATTGATCTTAGTTTTTCAGCATCAAGAGGAATGTCTCCTGTTCATAGGCAATATCTTATAAACTCTGGTGTTTCTTCCAGCTTTAGTGTTTCGATTATTATCGATAATCATTTATGGGGATTGGTAACCTGCCAGAATATAGAGCCCAAACATGTGGATCTTGAAGACAGGGTGCAGGCGGGTATTTTCACAGCCTTGGCAGCAAATGCCTACTCATCTTTTAAATCCAAAAAAGAGCTGAACTATCGTCTGGAAGTAAATGAGAAGTTATCTGAACTGAAAACGAAATTTTTAAAACATCATAATTTATTTGATTCTCTTGTTGAAAGTAAACCTGATATTAAAAATTTACCTGAAGCAGATGGGCTGGCTATTTTTTCGGATGAAAATATAATTACAGAGGGAGTTACTCCTGCCATTGATGAAATTAAAAGAATTGGACAGTGGGTTCTGGAAAATACAACGGATCGTATTTATGTTGACAGAAGCTTCCTTAGAAATCATGGTGAAGAGCTTAATTTATCTGAAAATGCAGCCGGAATCATAATTTATTTTATTGAAAGAGATAAAAATGAAATGCTGATGTGGTTTCGTAAAGAGTTTGACGAACACATTAACTGGGCAGGTAATCCTGAGAAGAAAATAGCTGTGTTCTCTCAGAATGGAAAGGAAAAACAGATGGTTTCTCCCAGAACTTCATTTCGAATTTTCACAGAGAATATCCAAGGGCATTCTAAAAGATGGAACTCTAGAAATGTAAGTGCAGTACAGGCTGTAAGAGATTTAATTCTGGAAACTTCACATAAGAATTATAATGCGATCAAAAGGCTTAATGATGAGCTTAAAAAGGTGAATGAAGAACTGGATAGTTTTTCGTATACAATTTCTCATGACCTGGGAACACCTTTAACAGTGATGAAATTGAATGCACAAATGCTTTTGGGGAACCTTACTGATGATTCTGAAAAGAGCAAAACGAAGATTAATACCATCATTGAGGAAATTGATAATATGGCTGAAATGATGAAGGATGTGCTTCAGCTCAGCCGTGCCAAGCATAGCGATATTCAGCTTGAAAGCCTTACTACATTGAATACCATTTACAAAATTTCTGAAAATGCAAAAATGACCTACGGAAGTCCTAAAAGTGAAATTATCATTAAGGAATGTCCGGATGTAATGGCAGATAAAACTTTGCTTCATCAGGTATTTTTAAATATCATCAATAATGCAGTAAAATATTCTTCCCATAAAGATCAGCCAAAGGTGGAAATTGAGGGAACGGAAGACGGGCAAGCCATTATTTACAGAATCTCGGATAACGGAATTGGTATTCCTGAGGAAGAGAAGCATAAGATGTTTAAAATTTTCAATAGGATGGATAATGCGAAGAAGTTTAAAGGAAATGGAATAGGGCTGTCTATCGTACACAGAATCATGAAAAGAATAGGAGGGAATGTAGATTATGAGAGCAATAATGAGGGGACTTCTTTCATTTTAACGTTCAAAAAACCTTACATTTGA
- a CDS encoding succinate dehydrogenase cytochrome b subunit, giving the protein MLSTLLRKMLMCLTGLFLGFFLLIHFLGNLQLFLPQEQAHLQFNAYSHFLSGNIIIKIVSYILYASIILHAVDGLFITLKNKKSGGGYQADKRGRASKWASRNMGILGTLILIFLVIHFQNFWYIYKFGNPPLDENGNKDLYILVITVFKEWWYVLIYVLSMIALCYHLIHGIHSAVRTLGLYHPKFVKWFKTIGVAYSIIISLGFALMPIYVFFTYH; this is encoded by the coding sequence ATGTTATCAACATTGTTAAGAAAAATGCTGATGTGTCTCACGGGACTTTTTCTGGGGTTCTTCCTGCTGATTCATTTTCTGGGTAATCTCCAGCTGTTTCTTCCGCAAGAGCAGGCACATTTACAGTTTAATGCCTATTCGCATTTTTTATCAGGGAATATTATCATCAAAATAGTTTCTTATATTTTGTATGCCAGCATCATTCTGCATGCAGTAGATGGTTTATTCATCACTTTAAAAAATAAGAAATCAGGTGGCGGTTATCAGGCTGACAAACGTGGAAGAGCCAGTAAATGGGCTTCCAGAAATATGGGAATTCTGGGTACATTAATCCTGATCTTTCTGGTGATTCATTTTCAAAACTTCTGGTACATCTACAAATTCGGAAACCCACCTTTGGATGAGAATGGAAATAAGGACTTATACATTTTGGTAATAACGGTTTTCAAGGAATGGTGGTACGTTCTTATTTATGTACTTTCCATGATTGCACTATGTTATCACCTGATTCACGGAATACACAGTGCTGTAAGAACGCTTGGGCTATACCATCCTAAGTTTGTAAAATGGTTCAAAACCATTGGGGTTGCTTATTCAATCATCATCAG
- a CDS encoding porin translates to MAFFSFKKRSLLLCILMGWFSANAQIQDSLQTKPQQQEEDNVKYPQLQIKGLFQARYLVGMSKDVDVNGLHHSDGGGTSNNFMLKYMRVQVRAQISKRTEVVALANFADFKNDPKSRVLENAYLKYTFSPKLAFTVGQFRPWFGIEETYPIDIIKSLDWSNQYSEFGKLGWTSFQIGLSATGQLKLGEIPLQYAVSVVNGNGKNQVNDNDNGKQYSTRLLFGLSKKYNFNVGLNGGIGEVFSKKVYAVGIDLSSMIQFDPRWSLDMQLEAKQATNHILYNSIAPEARPDNPDQYLVRGVYFLPNVRYEINHKNLSAFELSCRYEYLDTNFRMASNPRQTITPMVGLEFLKNYGARIQLGVQFDRYKYQVENTSQYNNNLFIVQVQSRF, encoded by the coding sequence ATGGCCTTTTTTTCATTTAAAAAGAGAAGCCTGCTCCTGTGCATTCTTATGGGCTGGTTTTCAGCTAACGCACAGATACAGGATTCTTTACAGACCAAACCTCAACAACAGGAAGAAGATAATGTAAAATATCCGCAACTTCAGATTAAAGGGCTTTTTCAGGCACGTTATCTGGTGGGGATGAGCAAGGATGTAGATGTAAACGGACTTCATCACTCTGATGGCGGCGGGACGAGCAATAATTTCATGCTAAAATACATGAGAGTTCAGGTTCGCGCGCAGATCAGTAAACGAACAGAAGTTGTTGCCTTGGCGAACTTTGCCGATTTTAAAAATGACCCTAAAAGCAGGGTTCTTGAAAACGCCTATCTGAAGTACACATTCAGCCCTAAGTTGGCATTTACTGTAGGACAATTCAGACCTTGGTTCGGGATTGAAGAAACTTATCCAATTGACATTATAAAATCTCTCGACTGGTCTAATCAGTATTCTGAATTTGGAAAACTGGGTTGGACTAGCTTCCAGATCGGGCTTTCTGCAACAGGACAGCTTAAGCTTGGTGAAATTCCTTTACAATATGCAGTATCGGTAGTGAATGGAAATGGAAAAAACCAGGTCAATGACAACGACAACGGGAAACAATACTCTACCCGATTACTTTTCGGATTATCTAAAAAATATAATTTCAATGTGGGTCTGAATGGAGGTATTGGCGAGGTTTTCAGTAAAAAAGTATATGCCGTAGGGATTGATCTAAGCTCAATGATTCAATTTGATCCAAGATGGAGTCTGGATATGCAACTGGAAGCGAAACAGGCTACCAACCATATCCTTTACAACTCTATTGCTCCTGAAGCAAGACCTGATAATCCTGATCAATATCTGGTTCGCGGGGTTTATTTTCTTCCGAATGTAAGATATGAAATCAACCATAAAAACCTGAGCGCCTTTGAGCTGTCTTGCCGATATGAATACCTTGACACCAACTTCAGAATGGCTTCCAACCCAAGACAAACCATCACTCCAATGGTGGGGCTGGAATTTCTGAAAAATTATGGGGCCAGAATTCAGCTGGGTGTACAGTTTGACCGTTACAAATATCAAGTAGAAAATACCTCTCAATACAACAACAATCTCTTCATCGTACAGGTGCAAAGTAGATTTTAA
- a CDS encoding biliverdin-producing heme oxygenase, protein MVSEYLKQNTAEYHDAAEKLFNSEKIFNKTFTLEDYKKIIHTNYLMLLHSEDKIFNSLSDKYAEKLQLEERKKLSLIEKDLESLSLDNQAVSHPLEFENEHEALGAMYVIEGSTLGGNVIAKQLSKTEGFDEVTFNFFGCYQENTGPMWKNFKEFLDTEVKEENYNEVLSGAKKLYTFLLNVN, encoded by the coding sequence ATGGTATCAGAATATCTTAAACAAAATACAGCAGAATATCACGATGCAGCAGAGAAGCTTTTTAATTCTGAAAAAATTTTTAATAAAACTTTCACGTTAGAAGATTATAAAAAGATCATCCATACGAATTATCTGATGCTTCTTCACAGTGAAGATAAAATATTCAACAGTCTTTCTGATAAGTATGCGGAAAAACTTCAGCTTGAAGAAAGAAAGAAGCTTTCCCTTATTGAAAAGGATCTTGAGAGTCTTTCTCTGGATAACCAGGCTGTATCTCACCCTCTTGAGTTTGAGAATGAACATGAGGCTTTGGGCGCTATGTATGTCATTGAAGGTTCTACTTTGGGTGGAAACGTTATTGCCAAGCAGCTTTCTAAAACGGAAGGTTTTGATGAGGTGACTTTTAATTTCTTTGGATGCTATCAGGAGAATACGGGACCCATGTGGAAGAACTTTAAGGAGTTTTTGGACACGGAAGTTAAGGAGGAAAACTATAATGAAGTGCTTTCCGGAGCAAAAAAACTATACACGTTTTTACTGAACGTCAACTAA
- a CDS encoding anion permease: MKEINIKNVAITFAAALIIWFIPAPEGVAENAWHLFAIFAATILGIILKAAPMGTMCMMAIGFTALTQVVAPGDAGKSITKALSGFGDKVIWLIGISFFIARGFIKTGLGNRIAFLFIRVFGKSSLGLAYGLGLADVCLAPAIPSNTARGGGIIYPIMKSMAISFDSVPEKPETHRKLGSFLTLNSYYMNLIASSMFLTGTASNPMCQKFAANLGIDITWMSWAAAGFVPGLVAFFVVPLVLYKLYPPELKKTGDAPKMAALKLKEMGPISRNEWLMLLAFFILLALWIFGGALSIDATTTAFIGLTLLLLTSVLTWEDVKSEKGAWDTIVWFAVLVMMASSLNELGFIGWFSDLIKVQIGGLSWQVAFPVIIVVYFFSHYIFASATAHVAAMYAALLGVGVSLGIPPMLLAMMLGFMGSIYGVLTHYGHGPAPVFFGSGYVDLKIWWLRGLEIGIVLLIIYMVVGGLWMKVLGYY; encoded by the coding sequence ATGAAAGAAATTAATATCAAAAACGTAGCGATTACATTTGCTGCTGCGTTGATTATATGGTTCATTCCTGCTCCTGAGGGTGTAGCCGAGAATGCCTGGCATCTGTTTGCCATCTTCGCGGCAACCATTTTAGGAATCATTCTTAAAGCTGCTCCAATGGGCACCATGTGTATGATGGCCATAGGATTTACGGCCCTTACACAGGTAGTTGCTCCGGGAGATGCAGGAAAATCTATTACAAAAGCACTTTCCGGATTTGGAGATAAAGTGATCTGGCTTATCGGGATCTCATTCTTTATTGCCAGAGGATTCATCAAAACGGGTCTTGGAAACCGTATTGCCTTTTTATTCATCAGGGTGTTTGGTAAAAGTTCATTGGGATTAGCCTATGGATTGGGGCTTGCAGATGTTTGTCTGGCACCGGCCATTCCAAGTAATACGGCAAGAGGTGGAGGAATCATCTACCCAATCATGAAATCTATGGCGATAAGCTTTGATTCTGTTCCTGAAAAACCGGAAACTCACAGAAAACTAGGGTCATTCCTGACTTTGAACAGTTATTACATGAACCTGATCGCTTCTTCCATGTTCCTTACCGGGACAGCCAGTAACCCGATGTGTCAGAAGTTTGCGGCTAACCTTGGAATAGATATTACATGGATGTCTTGGGCAGCTGCGGGTTTTGTGCCTGGTTTGGTTGCATTCTTTGTAGTTCCGTTGGTATTATACAAATTATATCCGCCTGAGTTGAAAAAAACAGGTGATGCCCCGAAAATGGCTGCTCTGAAATTAAAAGAAATGGGACCCATTTCCAGAAATGAATGGCTGATGTTATTAGCTTTTTTCATTCTGTTAGCTCTTTGGATATTTGGTGGAGCACTTTCTATTGATGCTACAACAACAGCATTTATTGGATTAACATTATTGTTATTAACCTCAGTATTAACCTGGGAAGATGTAAAAAGTGAAAAAGGGGCCTGGGATACTATTGTTTGGTTCGCCGTTTTAGTGATGATGGCAAGTTCCCTGAATGAACTGGGCTTCATTGGCTGGTTTAGTGACCTTATTAAAGTACAAATTGGAGGTCTGAGCTGGCAGGTAGCATTCCCTGTTATTATTGTAGTTTACTTCTTCAGTCACTATATTTTTGCCAGTGCTACAGCCCACGTAGCTGCGATGTATGCTGCCTTATTGGGAGTAGGTGTTTCTTTGGGAATTCCTCCTATGCTGTTAGCAATGATGCTAGGTTTCATGGGTTCAATTTATGGAGTTCTTACTCATTATGGACACGGCCCGGCTCCGGTATTCTTCGGAAGTGGATATGTAGATCTGAAAATCTGGTGGCTAAGAGGTCTTGAAATAGGAATCGTCTTATTAATTATCTATATGGTTGTTGGTGGTCTTTGGATGAAAGTTTTAGGATATTATTAA
- a CDS encoding malate dehydrogenase, translating into MKVTVVGAGAVGASCAEYIAMKNFCSEVVLVDIKEGFAEGKAMDLMQTASLNGFDTKITGTTGDYSKTAGSHVAVITSGIPRKPGMTREELIGINAGIVKEVTENLVKHSPEVIIIVVSNPMDTMAYLVHKTSGLPKHKIIGMGGALDSARFKYRLAEALEAPISDVDGMVIAAHSDTGMLPLLSKATRNGVPVTEFLDEEKQKYVIEETKVGGATLTKLLGTSAWYAPGAAVSVMVQAIACDQKKMIPCSLMLEGEYGQNDICLGVPAIIGANGVESIVNVTLTAEEQLKFAEAANAVREVNGDLKF; encoded by the coding sequence ATGAAAGTAACTGTAGTAGGTGCAGGCGCTGTAGGAGCAAGCTGTGCGGAATACATCGCAATGAAGAACTTCTGTTCAGAAGTAGTTTTGGTAGATATTAAAGAAGGATTTGCTGAAGGTAAAGCAATGGATTTGATGCAGACAGCGTCTCTTAACGGATTTGATACAAAAATTACCGGAACAACAGGAGATTACAGCAAAACTGCAGGTTCTCATGTAGCAGTAATCACTTCAGGTATCCCAAGAAAACCTGGAATGACTAGAGAAGAATTAATTGGTATCAATGCGGGTATCGTAAAAGAAGTTACTGAAAACTTAGTAAAACATTCTCCAGAAGTAATCATTATCGTGGTTTCTAACCCAATGGATACTATGGCTTATCTGGTTCACAAAACTTCAGGTCTTCCTAAGCACAAGATCATCGGAATGGGTGGTGCTCTAGACTCTGCAAGATTCAAGTATAGATTGGCTGAGGCATTAGAAGCTCCAATTTCTGATGTGGATGGTATGGTAATCGCTGCTCACAGTGATACAGGGATGCTTCCATTATTGAGCAAAGCTACAAGAAATGGTGTTCCTGTAACTGAATTTTTAGACGAAGAAAAACAAAAATATGTAATTGAAGAAACTAAAGTAGGGGGTGCTACCCTTACTAAATTATTAGGAACTTCTGCTTGGTATGCTCCAGGTGCAGCTGTTTCTGTAATGGTTCAGGCTATTGCATGTGACCAAAAGAAAATGATCCCTTGTTCTTTAATGCTTGAGGGTGAATACGGACAAAACGATATCTGCCTAGGAGTTCCTGCTATCATCGGAGCAAACGGAGTAGAATCAATCGTAAACGTAACATTGACTGCTGAAGAGCAATTGAAATTCGCTGAAGCTGCTAATGCAGTGAGAGAAGTGAATGGAGATCTTAAATTCTAA